A stretch of Planococcus citri chromosome 5, ihPlaCitr1.1, whole genome shotgun sequence DNA encodes these proteins:
- the LOC135848327 gene encoding putative mediator of RNA polymerase II transcription subunit 29, whose amino-acid sequence MSGNAANGAAGRGRQPGVQNNNNLDQLTEYRRSIGSNTSNTRSNSPTSSQIPRVQRSAAVACNERLHDTFHRRRNNNSDSVRNLADSGQVQSQIDADQASLDMEQALSNLVVSGNSNTGAQNQQSTGDVQTMGFRRVESSNSVNNTSISHGQADTQVTVCQPNLNVSTSSRLSNGQTSRAPSALDHMIGDPRSILFTDGSRTNPEPNNRPIVEDDSDSDLEAEVIREISQRSRELGIDNSRVIPQRINTEEVPIGNLPAFRNLREADPPPAYVRDEPPPPYSVGPPPMYTQTNTQAVAGVNVNTRVAPSATNAQQREWRTYDFRPVQQSVEYQLVRVQNRQPNGSLEAYVDESIPSFRDNCELISNRVENVEAYLSQTRGDLGDVHNTLNQVTQQQLSALREVGQTWRTRHDQLRDQLTTAQGNHGENLTQTMNNVANLANELKAEREARIREAGLMQVMNQRIVDLENRLARLTRNDEERSRSQPRTHASNMSNIPENIAQPPDARQFGMTQLTKC is encoded by the coding sequence ATGAGTGGCAACGCCGCTAACGGTGCCGCAGGACGCGGTAGGCAACCTGGAGtacaaaataataacaatttagATCAGTTGACTGAGTATAGACGTAGCATTGGCTCAAATACCAGCAACACTCGCTCGAATAGTCCTACCTCATCTCAGATACCTCGAGTTCAAAGATCTGCCGCGGTAGCTTGTAACGAAAGGTTACATGACACTTTTCACAGACGTAGGAATAATAATTCTGACTCGGTGAGAAATCTGGCGGACTCGGGGCAAGTACAGTCGCAGATTGACGCAGATCAAGCGAGTTTGGACATGGAGCAAGCTCTGTCCAACCTTGTCGTATCTGGCAACTCAAACACAGGTGCTCAAAACCAGCAGAGTACCGGCGATGTACAAACGATGGGCTTTAGACGAGTAGAAAGCTCAAATTCGGTCAACAACACGTCGATTAGTCATGGTCAGGCTGACACCCAGGTGACAGTCTGCCAACCAAACCTAAATGTGTCGACAAGCAGTCGCTTGTCAAATGGTCAAACCAGTCGTGCACCTAGTGCACTCGATCATATGATTGGTGACCCAAGGTCTATTTTATTCACAGATGGCTCAAGAACGAACCCTGAGCCAAATAATAGACCAATTGTCGAAGATGACTCTGACTCAGATTTGGAAGCTGAGGTGATACGCGAAATTTCGCAACGCTCACGTGAGCTGGGAATTGACAATTCGAGAGTCATTCCACAGCGAATCAATACCGAAGAGGTGCCAATTGGCAACCTTCCAGCGTTTCGTAATTTGAGGGAAGCTGACCCTCCCCCTGCTTATGTTAGAGATGAACCTCCTCCCCCCTATTCGGTGGGACCCCCTCCTATGTATACACAGACGAATACCCAAGCTGTCGCAGGTGTAAATGTCAACACACGCGTGGCGCCGAGTGCCACAAATGCACAACAGCGCGAATGGCGTACATATGACTTTAGGCCTGTGCAACAGTCAGTTGAGTACCAACTGGTTCGTGTGCAAAATAGACAGCCGAATGGGTCGCTAGAGGCTTATGTTGACGAAAGTATTCCTTCGTTTCGTGACAACTGCGAGTTGATCAGTAACAGGGTTGAAAATGTCGAAGCATATTTGTCTCAGACGCGTGGCGACCTGGGAGATGTTCATAATACGTTGAACCAAGTGACTCAACAACAGCTGAGTGCTTTAAGAGAGGTCGGTCAAACATGGAGGACTCGTCATGACCAGTTGAGGGATCAGCTGACCACTGCTCAGGGTAATCATGGCGAAAATTTGACTCAGACGATGAATAATGTCGCTAACCTCGCAAATGAGCTTAAAGCTGAGCGAGAGGCGAGAATCAGAGAAGCTGGACTTATGCAAGTCATGAACCAGCGAATAGTTGACTTAGAAAATAGGCTCGCGCGCCTTACGCGGAATGACGAAGAGAGATCACGTTCTCAACCGCGTACTCATGCAAGTAACATGAGCAATATTCCAGAGAACATCGCGCAGCCACCCGATGCCCGCCAATTTGGTAtgacccagttgaccaaatgctag